In the genome of Bacillus sp. S3, one region contains:
- a CDS encoding Wadjet anti-phage system protein JetD domain-containing protein: MSTIDVIETRVRGFIADIQHPKQKKKINMNDLEIQLRKLLDDYFEMDGYSLFYRAIETLQGEGQLIPIQNNQFNGRTPALPLYYWVNIKVQPAKWDRLEMMNLGDQFDFSFYERHPEWQTRDEWNRIQNVYTFLKFSQEREIVSFEERSLELFGHEKFLLDGNSFPDGKGFLARIGISEDRLKMVNYGEPFVFWMKQGKEIKDIQRVLIVENLSFFHTAIKLLEANELDYEPELIIYGEGTKIERSLSFFFRMFPPKAYLFYYAGDLDAAGYAILFRLIEKYPECCIQPALKIYRKMLECLEQRNEQKQGQTQNTNYRDLFFHWFTEEEQALLMQLWQENKRIPQEVLTIETWRRWM, translated from the coding sequence GTGAGTACAATCGATGTTATTGAAACACGGGTGAGAGGTTTTATAGCTGATATTCAACACCCGAAACAAAAAAAGAAAATAAATATGAATGATTTAGAAATTCAGTTGCGAAAGCTTTTGGATGACTATTTTGAAATGGATGGTTATTCGCTGTTCTATCGTGCCATTGAAACATTACAAGGAGAGGGACAACTTATCCCGATTCAAAATAATCAATTCAATGGAAGAACACCGGCTCTGCCCTTATATTATTGGGTTAATATAAAAGTTCAGCCAGCCAAATGGGATCGTCTTGAGATGATGAATTTAGGTGATCAGTTTGATTTTTCTTTTTATGAACGGCATCCCGAATGGCAAACGAGGGACGAGTGGAATCGAATCCAGAATGTATATACTTTTCTAAAGTTCAGTCAGGAACGGGAAATCGTGTCATTCGAAGAAAGAAGTCTGGAGCTATTCGGCCATGAAAAGTTCTTACTAGACGGTAATAGTTTTCCTGATGGAAAAGGATTTTTAGCTAGAATTGGAATATCAGAAGATCGTTTAAAAATGGTGAATTACGGGGAGCCTTTTGTATTTTGGATGAAACAAGGGAAAGAAATAAAAGATATTCAAAGGGTACTGATTGTCGAGAATCTATCTTTCTTTCACACTGCCATTAAGTTATTAGAAGCAAATGAACTCGATTATGAACCTGAACTGATTATTTATGGTGAAGGGACCAAAATTGAACGGAGCCTTTCCTTTTTCTTTCGAATGTTTCCGCCGAAAGCCTACCTTTTCTATTATGCAGGTGATTTGGATGCCGCAGGGTACGCGATCCTCTTTCGGCTAATAGAAAAATACCCAGAATGCTGTATCCAGCCTGCTTTAAAAATTTATCGCAAAATGCTAGAATGTCTAGAACAAAGGAATGAACAGAAACAAGGTCAGACACAAAACACCAATTATCGGGATTTATTCTTTCATTGGTTTACTGAAGAGGAGCAAGCGCTATTAATGCAATTATGGCAGGAAAATAAGCGGATCCCTCAAGAAGTTTTAACGATAGAAACCTGGAGGAGATGGATGTGA
- a CDS encoding PQQ-dependent sugar dehydrogenase, producing MKKVKVRLRPIVTKLNLPTVMKTAILPGDSIERLFIATQVGEIFYIGNSSLMTFLDIRPQIIKLGTSEQGVSGSGYDERGLLGLAFHPKFYSTGLFYLHYSVAGTQGPGALSEHFKPDPCDPKTLILKWINRETKYDHIDTVEEWILQSNGQPQKRRTLLNIRRPFFNHNGVNNLNFSPETGKLVLTTGDGGAGYDPFNLSQDPMELAGKIIEIDVDKNTNVYHPPVVTRFNELPAPIQETLTVIAKGVRNIPGISFQRFYNQYIKYVGNVGQDLVESIFSFVHYKPIPVTQLVQASLRNTEPIQEGLINLGWRGWEGAFPTSIIRGCSENPALDEKIIAYYDEAVISSVKRLQPLTSYFHKDQRPDKFGGTALTGVQAYMGNGIPNLTGSVVFTDLARHEESRPPVRGVLAYTRLRTDGKLNDFSVIETDYNFGSQSSYYVSLGTNLDQTRLYLGVYGSMKVTDFNQGTIFEIVP from the coding sequence GTGAAAAAAGTTAAGGTTCGTTTACGGCCTATTGTTACTAAGTTAAATTTACCCACTGTTATGAAAACAGCAATCCTTCCGGGAGACTCCATTGAAAGATTATTTATTGCAACCCAGGTAGGAGAGATCTTTTACATAGGAAACTCAAGTTTGATGACTTTTTTAGATATTCGCCCGCAAATCATTAAACTAGGTACTTCTGAACAAGGTGTTTCTGGTAGTGGATATGATGAACGGGGATTGCTGGGGCTCGCATTTCATCCAAAATTTTATAGTACTGGATTGTTTTATCTTCATTATTCAGTAGCTGGAACACAAGGTCCAGGTGCTCTTTCTGAACATTTTAAGCCTGACCCATGTGATCCCAAAACCTTAATCCTAAAATGGATAAATAGAGAAACTAAATATGATCACATTGATACAGTTGAGGAATGGATTTTACAATCGAATGGTCAACCTCAAAAACGACGGACCCTACTTAACATAAGAAGGCCTTTTTTTAATCATAATGGTGTAAATAACTTAAATTTTTCACCAGAAACAGGGAAACTTGTTTTAACAACAGGAGATGGTGGAGCAGGTTATGATCCCTTTAATTTAAGCCAGGATCCTATGGAATTAGCTGGTAAAATAATTGAAATTGATGTAGATAAAAATACTAATGTCTATCATCCACCCGTAGTCACTCGCTTTAATGAACTTCCCGCACCTATTCAGGAAACGCTTACGGTAATTGCCAAAGGAGTCCGCAATATACCAGGCATTTCATTTCAAAGATTTTATAATCAGTACATCAAATATGTGGGAAATGTCGGACAGGATTTGGTCGAGTCGATTTTTTCATTTGTTCATTATAAACCAATACCAGTTACTCAGCTTGTTCAAGCATCTTTAAGAAACACTGAACCAATCCAAGAAGGATTGATAAACCTGGGCTGGCGAGGATGGGAAGGTGCATTTCCTACTTCGATTATAAGGGGCTGCTCTGAAAATCCGGCCTTGGATGAGAAAATAATTGCGTATTACGATGAAGCAGTAATATCGTCAGTGAAGCGACTTCAGCCCCTAACTAGTTATTTTCATAAAGATCAAAGGCCCGATAAGTTTGGAGGAACTGCACTTACAGGAGTGCAAGCCTATATGGGGAATGGAATCCCCAATTTAACGGGAAGCGTTGTGTTTACCGATCTTGCGAGACATGAAGAATCTCGCCCTCCGGTTAGAGGGGTTTTAGCTTATACCAGGTTAAGAACAGATGGTAAACTAAATGATTTTAGTGTAATTGAAACCGATTATAATTTCGGGTCGCAATCATCTTATTATGTTAGTTTGGGAACGAATCTGGATCAAACCAGACTTTATTTAGGGGTTTATGGCTCTATGAAAGTAACTGATTTTAACCAAGGCACTATTTTTGAAATTGTTCCATGA
- a CDS encoding DUF6063 family protein, with product MNAESVKRASAVYFSLLKDKVIDETSEHFQTYFDPEVRQTVLLLADESGTYIIESPKRIQLVVQPTGSVFATNFTHLKEKHRQIETKKHFHLISVVIMSFLAAIDRNQAAKIRTKREGISYYALERQVNDLMGKWDSILKAKPTFGEEERIDMKEVVTTWKYMEVDTDDFGVKKGNRRTRIGLIAGAMRLLETEGLIVILDRDDIPKVIPKQELSERIEYLYHDYDRYEVFKKLMNTEEDLHAENPSN from the coding sequence ATGAATGCAGAAAGTGTCAAAAGGGCTTCAGCTGTCTATTTCTCGTTGTTAAAGGATAAAGTAATCGACGAAACGAGTGAGCATTTCCAAACGTATTTTGATCCGGAAGTGAGACAGACGGTTCTTCTATTAGCAGACGAATCAGGTACATATATTATTGAATCGCCTAAACGCATCCAGTTAGTTGTCCAGCCAACAGGGTCCGTCTTTGCTACGAATTTTACCCATTTGAAAGAAAAGCATCGGCAAATAGAAACGAAAAAACATTTTCATCTTATTAGCGTTGTCATTATGTCTTTTTTAGCAGCCATCGATCGCAACCAGGCTGCAAAAATCCGCACGAAACGGGAAGGAATTAGCTACTACGCATTAGAGCGGCAAGTCAACGACTTAATGGGTAAGTGGGATAGCATTCTTAAAGCTAAACCGACTTTCGGAGAAGAAGAGCGAATTGATATGAAGGAAGTGGTGACAACTTGGAAATACATGGAGGTTGATACGGACGATTTTGGGGTGAAGAAAGGCAATAGACGAACCAGAATCGGTTTAATTGCCGGCGCTATGCGTTTATTGGAGACGGAAGGGTTAATAGTCATACTTGATCGAGACGATATTCCAAAGGTGATTCCAAAACAAGAGCTTTCCGAGCGGATTGAATACCTGTATCACGATTATGATCGGTATGAAGTGTTTAAAAAATTAATGAATACAGAGGAGGATCTGCATGCCGAAAATCCATCGAATTAG